In bacterium YEK0313, one genomic interval encodes:
- the fabG_7 gene encoding 3-oxoacyl-[acyl-carrier-protein] reductase FabG encodes MQIGKDTAAIVTGGASGLGEATARRLASHGAKVALFDMNAERGEKVAAEIGGLFCQVDVANEASVDAGLAKARAAHGIERILVNCAGIAPARKTISRDRISGAIVAHDLASFTKVLAVNLIGTFQMIAKCAAGMASLEPVTADGGRGVIVSTASVAAEDGQVGQVAYSASKGGVVGMTLPVARDLAREGIRVMTIMPGLFYTPLFDTLSPEARQSLEAQVPFPSRLGKPDEYAKMVEHIIDNDMLNGFAIRLDGAIRMAPK; translated from the coding sequence ATGCAGATCGGCAAGGACACCGCAGCCATCGTCACCGGCGGCGCATCGGGGCTCGGCGAGGCCACGGCCCGGCGGCTCGCCTCCCACGGGGCCAAGGTGGCGCTGTTCGACATGAATGCCGAGCGCGGTGAAAAGGTCGCCGCGGAGATCGGCGGCCTGTTCTGCCAGGTCGACGTCGCCAACGAGGCCTCCGTCGATGCCGGCCTTGCCAAGGCACGCGCGGCCCACGGCATCGAGCGCATCCTGGTCAACTGCGCGGGCATCGCGCCGGCGCGCAAGACCATCAGCCGCGACCGCATCAGCGGCGCCATCGTGGCGCACGACCTTGCAAGCTTCACCAAGGTGCTGGCGGTCAACCTGATCGGCACCTTCCAGATGATCGCCAAATGCGCCGCCGGCATGGCCTCGCTCGAGCCGGTCACCGCCGATGGCGGCCGCGGCGTCATCGTCTCGACCGCCTCCGTCGCAGCCGAGGACGGCCAGGTCGGCCAGGTCGCCTATTCCGCCTCGAAGGGCGGCGTGGTCGGCATGACCCTGCCGGTGGCGCGCGACCTCGCCCGCGAGGGCATCCGCGTCATGACCATCATGCCCGGCCTGTTCTATACGCCGCTGTTCGACACGCTGTCGCCGGAAGCGCGCCAGTCGCTGGAGGCGCAGGTGCCCTTCCCCTCGCGCCTCGGCAAGCCGGACGAATATGCAAAGATGGTGGAACATATCATCGACAACGATATGCTGAACGGCTTCGCCATCCGTCTCGACGGCGCGATTCGGATGGCGCCGAAATAA
- the gltC_1 gene encoding HTH-type transcriptional regulator GltC gives MPANLDLATLRSFTLIAQGRTFAEAADAVGRSQSAISLQIQRLEADVGAPLFRRSRQGVELTIAGERFLGFAQRLVQMNDDAVLKMSGQAPCNISLGVTPDFAETVLPEVLERFRQEHPTAELTLRIDGSKALVEAVARRDINLAIALHLDDALNQGIVAEAPMLWIGRQGFELREGLALPLALFEAPCAFRTAALGALGANVPFRIAATSPSLGGIIAAVRTGLCVTVRTRHLLVPGLADLGASLDLPALPSVTFSHYAYPNERSVERDTLIEICRRYLGERVATQEPDRYDEPALASLDGVAQQIAVPAL, from the coding sequence ATGCCAGCCAATCTCGATCTGGCCACTTTGCGATCTTTCACTTTGATTGCGCAAGGCCGAACCTTTGCCGAAGCTGCTGACGCCGTCGGCCGTTCGCAGTCGGCGATCAGCCTGCAGATCCAGCGGCTCGAGGCGGACGTGGGCGCGCCCCTGTTTCGTCGCAGCCGCCAGGGAGTCGAACTGACCATCGCCGGGGAGCGCTTCCTCGGCTTCGCGCAGCGCCTCGTGCAGATGAACGATGATGCCGTTCTGAAGATGAGCGGTCAGGCGCCGTGCAATATCAGCCTCGGCGTTACGCCGGACTTTGCCGAAACCGTCCTGCCTGAAGTGCTGGAACGGTTTCGCCAGGAACATCCGACGGCGGAACTGACGCTGCGCATTGACGGCTCGAAGGCCCTGGTCGAAGCCGTCGCTCGACGGGATATCAATCTGGCCATAGCGCTGCATCTCGACGATGCCTTGAACCAGGGCATCGTCGCCGAAGCCCCGATGCTCTGGATCGGCAGGCAAGGCTTCGAGCTGCGGGAGGGCCTCGCCTTGCCGCTGGCGCTGTTCGAGGCGCCCTGCGCCTTCCGGACCGCCGCGCTCGGCGCGCTCGGAGCCAACGTGCCGTTTCGCATCGCGGCCACGAGCCCGAGCCTCGGGGGCATCATCGCGGCGGTCCGTACCGGTCTGTGCGTCACGGTCCGGACACGGCACCTCCTCGTGCCCGGTCTCGCCGACCTCGGCGCCAGTCTCGATCTGCCGGCCCTGCCGAGCGTGACTTTCAGCCACTATGCCTATCCCAACGAGCGAAGCGTCGAGCGCGATACGCTGATCGAGATCTGCCGACGCTATCTCGGCGAGCGCGTGGCGACGCAGGAGCCGGATCGATACGACGAGCCCGCCTTGGCCAGCCTGGACGGCGTTGCCCAGCAGATCGCCGTACCGGCCCTCTGA
- the tlpA gene encoding Thiol:disulfide interchange protein TlpA gives MSRAKVIILLAGLIGLGAGFGAFYWRGGLPGNAGVQSCSAAASLARRLEPLARGELAAFKVTERPRPTPNLTFKGADGRELKLADFRGRTVLLNLWATWCVPCRHEMPALDKLQATLGGQAFEVVAVNIDTRNPEKARAWLQETGIRNLTDYSDHSAKVFQELRAVGRAFGMPTTLLIDPEGCELGHLAGPAEWASEDALRLVRAALGR, from the coding sequence GTGTCCCGTGCGAAAGTGATCATTCTGCTGGCTGGCCTGATCGGCCTCGGCGCGGGCTTCGGGGCCTTCTACTGGAGAGGAGGGCTGCCCGGCAATGCGGGCGTGCAATCCTGCTCGGCGGCGGCTTCGCTCGCCAGGCGGCTCGAGCCGCTGGCGCGCGGCGAGCTCGCCGCCTTCAAGGTGACCGAGCGGCCGCGGCCGACGCCGAACCTGACGTTCAAGGGTGCCGACGGCCGCGAGCTGAAACTTGCCGATTTCCGCGGCCGGACCGTGCTGCTCAACCTCTGGGCCACCTGGTGCGTGCCGTGCCGGCACGAAATGCCGGCGCTCGACAAGCTGCAGGCGACGCTCGGCGGGCAGGCATTCGAGGTGGTGGCGGTCAATATCGACACGCGAAACCCGGAAAAGGCGCGCGCCTGGCTGCAGGAGACCGGCATCCGCAACCTGACCGACTATTCCGACCATTCCGCCAAGGTGTTCCAGGAGCTGCGCGCCGTCGGGCGGGCCTTCGGCATGCCGACGACGCTGCTGATCGATCCCGAAGGTTGCGAGCTCGGCCATCTCGCCGGCCCGGCCGAGTGGGCGAGCGAGGATGCCCTGCGCCTCGTGCGCGCCGCGCTTGGCCGCTAA
- the gluP gene encoding Rhomboid protease GluP, with protein MFLPLADQNPHRSIVWPFVTYALIGLNVAVFLATTGLAPARTANANALGLGLIPAVVTFQATLSPDLALVPSWATWITYMFMHAGWMHLIGNMLFLWVFADNVEDAMGHARFLIFYLLCGLIAGTLHLLINPGSQAPLVGASGAISGVLAAYLILFPRVRVFGLAFNVLPISIPVWLALGAWIALQLFHLLTAEGSDTAWWAHIGGLVAGAALVGLFKSRDVMLFCDKRHLPVSVPRIPLRRPPFR; from the coding sequence ATGTTTCTGCCTCTCGCCGATCAGAACCCGCATCGCAGCATCGTCTGGCCTTTTGTCACCTATGCCCTGATCGGCCTCAACGTCGCGGTCTTTCTGGCAACCACCGGGCTCGCGCCGGCCCGCACCGCCAATGCCAATGCGCTCGGCCTCGGCCTCATCCCGGCGGTGGTCACCTTCCAGGCGACCCTGTCGCCGGATCTCGCCCTGGTTCCGTCCTGGGCGACCTGGATCACCTACATGTTCATGCACGCCGGCTGGATGCATCTCATCGGCAACATGCTGTTTCTCTGGGTCTTCGCCGACAATGTCGAGGACGCGATGGGCCACGCCCGCTTCCTCATCTTCTATCTCCTGTGCGGGCTGATCGCCGGGACCTTGCACCTTCTCATCAATCCGGGCTCTCAGGCGCCGCTGGTCGGCGCCTCGGGCGCCATTTCCGGCGTGCTCGCCGCCTATCTCATCCTGTTCCCGCGGGTGCGCGTCTTCGGTCTCGCCTTCAACGTGCTGCCCATCTCCATTCCGGTCTGGCTGGCGCTCGGCGCCTGGATCGCCCTGCAGCTCTTCCATCTCCTCACCGCCGAGGGCAGCGATACCGCCTGGTGGGCCCATATTGGCGGCCTGGTCGCCGGCGCGGCGCTGGTCGGCCTGTTCAAGAGCCGCGACGTCATGCTGTTCTGCGACAAGCGGCATCTGCCGGTCAGCGTGCCCCGCATTCCGCTGCGGCGTCCGCCGTTCCGCTGA
- the proX gene encoding Prolyl-tRNA editing protein ProX, with protein MPDTARLRADLFALFERLGIETRTYEHEAVFTVAESQHVKEAIPGGHTKNLFLKDKKGRLFLVVALGSASIDLKRLHEVIGASGRLSFGSGELLEEVLGVKPGSVTPFGAIADAAGRVTVILDAAMMEHEVLNYHPLENTATTSIGRADLVRFLSATGHEPQILQVSA; from the coding sequence ATGCCCGACACAGCCCGCCTGCGCGCCGATCTGTTCGCCCTGTTCGAGCGCCTCGGCATCGAGACGCGCACCTATGAGCACGAGGCGGTCTTCACGGTCGCCGAGAGCCAGCACGTCAAGGAGGCGATACCGGGCGGCCATACCAAGAACCTGTTCCTGAAGGACAAGAAGGGGCGGCTGTTCCTGGTGGTCGCGCTCGGCTCCGCCAGCATCGACCTGAAGCGGCTGCACGAGGTGATCGGAGCCTCCGGGCGGCTCTCCTTCGGCTCCGGCGAACTGCTCGAGGAGGTGCTGGGGGTGAAGCCCGGCTCGGTCACGCCCTTCGGCGCGATCGCCGATGCGGCGGGCCGCGTCACGGTCATCCTGGACGCCGCGATGATGGAGCACGAGGTGCTCAACTATCACCCGCTGGAGAACACCGCGACCACCAGCATCGGCCGGGCCGACCTCGTGCGATTCCTCTCGGCCACTGGCCATGAGCCGCAGATTCTCCAGGTCAGCGCCTGA
- the argG gene encoding Argininosuccinate synthase — translation MASKKAVKKVVLAYSGGLDTSIILKWLQTTYGCEVVTFTADLGQGEELGPAREKALLLGIKPENIFMDDLRETFVKDYVFPMFRANAMYEGLYLLGTSIARPLIAKRQIEIAEQVGADAVAHGATGKGNDQVRFELTYYALKPDVTVIAPWREWDLTSRTRLIEFAEQHQIPIAKDKRGEAPFSVDANLLHASSEGKVLEDPAQEVPDYVYSRTDGPESAPDKPTYITIDFKEGDAVGINGAALSPATILTQLNELGKINGIGRLDLVENRFVGMKSRGMYETPGGTILYFAHRAIESITLDRGAAHLKDEIMPKYAELIYNGFWFTPEREMLQALIDKSQEFVTGTVRLKLYKGNVIVVGRESPYSLYDQELVTFEEGAVAYDHRDAAGFIKLNALRLRTLGQRKKKLGL, via the coding sequence ATGGCCTCCAAGAAAGCCGTCAAGAAGGTCGTCCTCGCCTATTCGGGCGGGCTCGACACGTCGATCATCCTGAAGTGGCTGCAGACGACCTATGGCTGCGAGGTGGTGACCTTCACCGCCGATCTCGGCCAGGGCGAGGAGCTCGGGCCGGCGCGCGAGAAGGCGCTGCTGCTCGGCATCAAGCCGGAAAACATCTTCATGGACGACCTGCGCGAAACCTTCGTGAAGGACTACGTCTTCCCGATGTTCCGCGCCAATGCCATGTATGAAGGGCTCTATCTGCTCGGCACCTCGATCGCCCGGCCGCTGATCGCCAAGCGCCAGATCGAGATCGCCGAACAGGTCGGCGCCGATGCCGTCGCCCATGGCGCGACCGGCAAGGGCAACGACCAGGTGCGCTTCGAGCTGACCTATTATGCGCTGAAGCCGGATGTCACGGTCATCGCGCCCTGGCGCGAATGGGACCTGACCAGCCGCACCCGGTTGATCGAATTCGCCGAGCAGCACCAGATCCCGATCGCCAAGGACAAGCGCGGCGAGGCGCCGTTCTCGGTCGATGCCAACCTGCTGCACGCTTCGTCCGAAGGCAAGGTGCTGGAGGATCCGGCCCAGGAAGTGCCCGATTACGTCTATTCGCGCACCGACGGCCCGGAAAGCGCGCCGGACAAGCCGACCTATATCACCATCGACTTCAAGGAAGGCGATGCGGTCGGCATCAACGGCGCGGCGCTGTCGCCGGCGACCATCCTGACGCAGCTCAACGAGCTCGGCAAGATCAACGGCATCGGCCGGCTCGATCTCGTCGAGAATCGCTTCGTCGGCATGAAGTCGCGCGGCATGTACGAGACGCCCGGCGGCACCATCCTCTATTTCGCCCACCGGGCGATCGAGAGCATCACGCTCGACCGCGGCGCGGCGCATCTGAAGGATGAGATCATGCCGAAATATGCCGAGCTCATCTATAACGGCTTCTGGTTCACGCCGGAGCGCGAGATGTTGCAGGCGCTGATCGACAAGAGCCAGGAATTCGTCACCGGCACCGTGCGGCTGAAGCTCTACAAGGGCAATGTCATCGTCGTCGGCCGCGAGAGCCCCTATTCGCTCTACGACCAGGAACTGGTCACCTTCGAGGAAGGCGCGGTCGCCTACGATCATCGCGACGCCGCCGGCTTCATCAAGCTCAACGCCCTGCGCCTCAGGACACTCGGCCAGCGCAAGAAGAAGCTGGGCCTCTGA
- a CDS encoding Hep_Hag: MADGQADNLSALAVGLSARAVGNDAAAFGNNAVANAHFALALGNFANAGGRNAAAVGNSANAAGRWASAFGNFSSAAGDWSTALGNGASAGGESATALGNSANASGPNSIAIGTAGSGGTFSGAQAQGAGAIAIGGNATAAAVAGAADAIALGGESAVAAGATSGLAIGRGATVGTGAAYGIAQGDGAAVHGADDIAIGRSASTDVNSAGSNVAIGHAVATGAVGQNVAIGSGTTTATASSTAGGAVAIGRDQRALGDGAVALGDPNTANGNGAVAIGANNVAAGDSAGNSAANGAVAVGNGNTAVGQGSVALGYGSTAGAAGALAFGDTAQAQAERSIALGSGATATNANDVALGAASRTAAAVATPSATIDGRSYSFAGAAPGSTVSVGDAGAERTITNVAAGRISGASTDAVNGSQLFATNQAIEGVSGRVNTLGNSVATVFGGSTAYNPNTGEITGGFSFAGNSYASVQNVFDQINQAVEGGGIRYFHANSTQPDSSATGTDSVAIGPSAVAQNANDFAAGNGATTAAGQPGDVAIGAGSRTAPVVATAGTTIFGTAYQFAGRTPASTFSVGDVGAERTVTNVAAGRISATSTDAVNGSQLFATNQAIEVVGGRVNRLGDSVAAVFGGNTTYDPATGKVTGGFTFAGNSYSTVQNVFDQLDRAVNGGGGIRYFRANSTLPDSSATGLDSVAIGPAAVASGVNAIAMGNGALASGDGSIASGAGARATAPRAMALGEGASASHAGSVALGAGAETQATVATSSTVIDGKEYRFAGTAPVGTVSVGTAGAERTVTNVAAGRISATSTDAINGSQLHATNQAVDNLSGTVSSIGQAVRHAVVYDSNPDGSRQNSISLVGGDPNAPVVIRNVAAGTAPTDAVNVRQLNDGLATALNQSRAYTDQVAATTLSQANAYTDARFAGLNADIRGVRREARQAAAIGLAASSLRYDDRPGKLSASMGGGVWRGQGAFAIGLGYTSENGLMRGNLSATTTGGEWGVGAGLSITLN, encoded by the coding sequence GTGGCCGACGGGCAGGCGGACAATCTGTCGGCGCTGGCGGTCGGCCTGAGCGCCAGGGCGGTCGGCAACGACGCCGCGGCCTTCGGCAACAATGCGGTGGCCAACGCCCATTTCGCGTTGGCGCTGGGCAACTTCGCCAATGCGGGCGGCCGGAACGCGGCGGCCGTGGGCAATTCGGCCAATGCGGCGGGCCGCTGGGCTTCGGCCTTCGGCAATTTCTCGAGCGCGGCCGGCGACTGGTCGACCGCGCTCGGAAACGGTGCCAGCGCGGGCGGCGAATCGGCGACCGCCCTCGGCAATTCCGCCAATGCCAGCGGGCCGAATTCCATCGCGATCGGCACGGCGGGCAGCGGCGGGACATTCTCCGGCGCCCAGGCGCAGGGCGCCGGTGCCATCGCCATCGGCGGCAATGCGACGGCGGCGGCGGTCGCGGGTGCCGCCGACGCGATCGCGCTGGGCGGCGAGAGCGCGGTGGCCGCGGGCGCAACGTCGGGCCTTGCGATCGGCCGTGGCGCGACCGTCGGCACCGGCGCGGCCTATGGCATCGCGCAAGGCGACGGCGCTGCCGTTCACGGAGCCGACGACATCGCCATCGGACGCAGCGCGTCGACGGACGTCAATTCGGCCGGCAGCAATGTCGCGATCGGCCATGCGGTCGCCACCGGGGCGGTCGGGCAGAATGTCGCCATCGGCTCCGGCACGACGACGGCGACCGCGTCGAGCACGGCCGGCGGGGCGGTGGCGATCGGGCGGGATCAACGGGCCCTCGGCGACGGTGCCGTCGCTCTCGGCGACCCCAATACCGCGAACGGCAATGGCGCGGTGGCGATTGGCGCGAACAATGTCGCGGCTGGCGACAGCGCCGGCAACTCGGCGGCGAATGGCGCCGTTGCCGTCGGCAACGGCAATACGGCGGTCGGACAGGGCTCGGTGGCGCTCGGCTATGGCTCGACCGCCGGAGCTGCCGGCGCGCTCGCTTTCGGCGACACGGCGCAGGCCCAGGCCGAGCGAAGCATCGCGCTCGGCTCGGGCGCGACCGCCACGAATGCCAATGACGTCGCGCTCGGCGCCGCATCGCGCACCGCCGCCGCGGTCGCAACGCCGAGCGCGACCATCGACGGGCGCTCCTATTCGTTCGCCGGCGCCGCGCCGGGCAGCACGGTCAGCGTCGGCGATGCCGGCGCGGAGCGGACGATCACCAACGTCGCCGCCGGCCGCATCAGCGGCGCCAGCACGGATGCGGTCAACGGCTCGCAGCTCTTTGCGACTAACCAGGCGATTGAAGGCGTCAGCGGCCGCGTCAACACGCTCGGCAATTCCGTCGCCACCGTGTTCGGCGGATCGACCGCCTACAATCCGAATACCGGAGAGATCACCGGCGGCTTCAGTTTTGCCGGCAACAGTTACGCGTCCGTCCAGAACGTCTTCGACCAGATCAATCAGGCCGTCGAGGGCGGCGGCATCCGCTATTTCCACGCCAATTCCACCCAGCCGGACAGCTCCGCGACCGGCACCGACAGTGTCGCGATCGGCCCGTCGGCAGTGGCCCAGAATGCCAACGACTTCGCGGCGGGCAATGGCGCCACGACGGCCGCCGGCCAGCCCGGCGACGTTGCGATCGGTGCGGGCTCGCGGACGGCGCCGGTGGTGGCGACGGCCGGCACCACCATCTTCGGCACGGCCTATCAGTTCGCGGGGAGAACGCCCGCCAGCACGTTCAGCGTCGGCGATGTCGGCGCGGAGCGGACGGTCACCAATGTCGCGGCCGGCCGGATCAGCGCGACCAGCACGGATGCCGTCAATGGATCCCAGCTCTTTGCCACCAACCAGGCGATCGAGGTGGTCGGCGGGCGCGTCAATAGGCTCGGCGATTCCGTCGCCGCCGTGTTCGGCGGCAATACCACCTACGACCCGGCCACCGGCAAGGTGACCGGCGGGTTCACCTTTGCCGGCAACAGCTATTCGACGGTGCAGAACGTGTTCGACCAGCTCGACCGGGCGGTCAATGGCGGCGGCGGCATCCGCTATTTCCGCGCCAATTCGACGCTGCCGGACAGTTCCGCGACGGGGCTCGACAGCGTTGCGATCGGGCCGGCGGCGGTTGCCTCCGGCGTCAATGCTATTGCAATGGGCAATGGCGCCCTGGCGTCAGGCGACGGCAGTATCGCATCGGGTGCGGGGGCGAGGGCGACCGCGCCGCGCGCAATGGCGCTGGGTGAAGGCGCCAGCGCCAGCCATGCCGGTTCGGTCGCGCTCGGCGCCGGCGCCGAGACCCAGGCGACGGTCGCAACCTCCAGCACCGTCATCGACGGCAAGGAATACCGGTTCGCCGGGACCGCGCCGGTCGGAACGGTGTCGGTCGGAACCGCCGGGGCCGAGCGGACCGTGACCAATGTCGCGGCCGGCCGGATCAGCGCGACCAGCACCGACGCCATCAACGGTTCGCAGCTCCATGCCACCAACCAGGCGGTCGACAATCTCTCGGGCACGGTCAGCAGCATCGGCCAGGCCGTGCGGCATGCCGTGGTCTATGACAGCAATCCGGACGGCAGCCGGCAGAACTCGATATCGCTGGTCGGCGGCGACCCCAACGCGCCGGTGGTCATCCGCAATGTCGCGGCCGGCACGGCGCCGACCGATGCGGTGAACGTCCGGCAGCTGAACGACGGCCTCGCCACGGCCCTGAACCAGTCGCGGGCCTACACCGATCAGGTCGCGGCTACGACGCTCAGCCAGGCCAATGCCTATACGGATGCCAGGTTCGCCGGCCTGAATGCCGATATTCGCGGCGTGCGGCGGGAAGCCCGCCAGGCCGCCGCCATCGGCCTTGCCGCGTCCTCGCTGCGCTATGACGACAGGCCGGGCAAGCTCAGCGCCTCCATGGGCGGTGGCGTGTGGCGCGGCCAGGGGGCCTTTGCCATCGGCCTTGGATATACGAGCGAGAACGGCCTGATGCGTGGCAACCTGTCGGCCACCACGACCGGTGGCGAATGGGGCGTCGGCGCCGGCCTGAGCATCACGTTGAACTAG
- a CDS encoding Peptidase family M50 translates to MLVPGSDRYGSFAGVPVHWHGTLILIPLFLGMQFQRFGVVAGGLLILVLTLALVGSILLHEAAHVRAARHVGVGARAIVLHGFGGFALIDAVPMPPMHRILVALAGPLANLALALAGYGLLQIAEFALVPAASERVGAYGLTLPPLARSLGGNAVLAGLKTFVTLNLLLGTVNLLPAFPLDGGAIVRTLAGLRLAPAQAVRVTAVLGLVSIPLAGHAVGLAGLGASISGFGAFALVLLLIAVNGWALWQPAAFLSDEAGQALE, encoded by the coding sequence ATGCTCGTCCCCGGCAGCGATCGCTACGGATCGTTCGCCGGGGTGCCGGTCCATTGGCACGGCACCCTGATCCTGATCCCGCTCTTTCTGGGCATGCAGTTTCAGCGGTTCGGCGTCGTCGCCGGCGGCCTCCTGATCCTCGTCCTGACGCTTGCCCTGGTCGGCTCGATCCTGCTGCATGAGGCTGCCCATGTCCGGGCCGCGCGGCATGTCGGGGTCGGCGCCCGGGCGATCGTCCTGCATGGCTTCGGCGGCTTTGCGCTCATCGATGCGGTGCCCATGCCGCCGATGCATCGGATCCTGGTCGCCCTGGCCGGCCCGCTCGCCAATCTCGCGCTGGCGCTGGCCGGCTACGGGCTGCTCCAGATCGCCGAATTCGCCCTCGTTCCGGCCGCCTCCGAACGGGTGGGCGCCTACGGCCTGACGCTGCCGCCGCTCGCGCGCTCGCTTGGCGGCAATGCCGTGCTGGCCGGGCTGAAGACCTTCGTGACGCTCAACCTGCTGCTCGGCACGGTCAATCTCCTGCCGGCCTTTCCGCTCGACGGCGGCGCGATTGTGCGCACGCTCGCAGGCCTCAGGCTTGCGCCGGCGCAGGCCGTGCGCGTGACGGCCGTGCTCGGGCTCGTCTCCATCCCGCTCGCGGGACATGCCGTCGGGCTTGCCGGCCTCGGTGCCTCGATCAGCGGCTTCGGAGCCTTCGCCCTCGTGCTGCTGCTGATCGCCGTGAACGGCTGGGCGCTCTGGCAGCCGGCGGCTTTCCTGTCCGATGAAGCCGGCCAGGCCTTGGAGTGA
- the phhB gene encoding Putative pterin-4-alpha-carbinolamine dehydratase, translated as MPSKLDPVERTVALSALPQWSEVAGRDAIARRFVFRNFSEAWGFMSRAALVAERMDHHPEWSNVYKTVEVTLSTHDAGGVTHLDISLAKAMDAIVGE; from the coding sequence ATGCCGAGCAAACTCGATCCGGTCGAACGGACCGTCGCCCTGTCCGCCTTGCCGCAATGGTCCGAGGTGGCCGGGCGTGATGCCATCGCCAGGCGTTTCGTCTTCCGCAATTTTTCCGAGGCCTGGGGGTTCATGAGCCGCGCCGCACTGGTCGCCGAGCGGATGGATCATCATCCCGAATGGTCGAACGTCTACAAGACGGTCGAGGTCACGCTGTCGACGCATGATGCGGGCGGCGTCACCCATCTCGACATTTCGCTGGCGAAAGCCATGGATGCGATCGTCGGCGAATAG
- the argH1 gene encoding Argininosuccinate lyase 1 produces the protein MSNAMWGGRYASGPAAVMEDINVSIDFDKRLYRQDIAGSKAHAAMLRAQGIVSAADEAAIQKGLDQVLAEIEAGSFTFKRSLEDIHMNVEARLAEIIGAPAGRLHTARSRNDQVATDFKLWVRDAVDGLDAQLKDLARALAEKALAEAATVMPGFTHLQVAQPTTFGHHLMAYVEMVGRDRSRLADARRRLNECPLGAAALCGTSFPIDRHATAAALGFDRPTANSLDSVADRDFVMETLAAATITAVHLSRLAEEIVIWCSSPFSFIRLSDAFSTGSSIMPQKRNPDAAELVRAKVGRVLGGFTAIVTVLKGLPLTYQKDMQEDKEPTMDALTSLSLAIAAMAGMVRDMSANAGVMKKAAGQGYSTATDLADWCVRSLDIPFRDSHHIAARCVGLASERGVPLHKLSLAELQSVDKRITADVFSVLSVSRSVASRVSYGGTAPKNVRAQARRWLKKLAD, from the coding sequence ATGAGCAATGCGATGTGGGGCGGCCGCTACGCCTCGGGACCTGCGGCGGTGATGGAGGACATCAACGTCTCGATCGATTTCGACAAGCGCCTGTATAGGCAAGACATTGCCGGCTCGAAAGCCCATGCGGCGATGTTGCGCGCTCAAGGGATCGTGAGCGCGGCCGACGAGGCGGCGATCCAGAAGGGCCTCGATCAGGTGCTCGCCGAGATCGAGGCCGGCAGCTTCACCTTCAAGCGCAGCCTCGAGGACATCCATATGAATGTCGAGGCCCGGCTCGCCGAGATCATCGGCGCTCCCGCCGGCCGGCTGCACACGGCGCGTTCGCGCAACGACCAGGTCGCCACCGATTTCAAGCTCTGGGTGCGCGACGCCGTCGACGGCCTCGATGCCCAGCTGAAGGATCTCGCGCGCGCCCTCGCCGAAAAGGCACTGGCCGAAGCCGCGACCGTCATGCCCGGCTTCACCCACCTGCAGGTGGCCCAGCCAACCACCTTCGGCCATCACCTGATGGCCTATGTCGAAATGGTCGGCCGCGACCGCTCGCGGCTCGCCGATGCCCGCCGCAGGCTGAACGAGTGCCCGCTCGGCGCGGCGGCCCTGTGCGGCACGTCCTTCCCGATCGACCGGCACGCCACCGCCGCGGCGCTCGGTTTCGACCGGCCGACCGCCAATTCCCTCGACTCGGTCGCCGACCGCGACTTCGTCATGGAGACCCTTGCGGCAGCCACGATCACCGCCGTGCACCTGTCGCGGCTCGCCGAGGAGATCGTCATCTGGTGCTCCTCGCCCTTCTCCTTCATCCGCCTGTCGGACGCCTTCTCCACCGGCTCGTCGATCATGCCGCAGAAGCGCAATCCGGATGCCGCGGAGCTGGTGCGCGCCAAGGTCGGCCGGGTGCTCGGCGGCTTCACCGCCATCGTCACGGTGCTGAAGGGCCTGCCGCTGACCTATCAGAAGGACATGCAGGAGGATAAGGAGCCGACCATGGACGCGCTGACCTCGCTGTCGCTGGCGATCGCCGCCATGGCCGGCATGGTGCGCGACATGAGCGCCAATGCCGGCGTCATGAAGAAGGCCGCGGGCCAGGGCTATTCGACCGCCACCGACCTTGCCGACTGGTGCGTGCGCTCGCTCGACATCCCGTTCCGCGACAGCCATCACATCGCGGCCAGATGTGTCGGTCTCGCCTCCGAACGCGGCGTGCCGCTGCACAAGCTGTCCCTCGCCGAGCTGCAGTCGGTCGACAAGCGCATCACCGCCGACGTTTTCTCGGTGCTGTCGGTCAGCCGGTCGGTCGCAAGCCGCGTCAGCTATGGCGGCACGGCCCCGAAAAATGTCCGCGCCCAGGCGCGGCGCTGGCTGAAAAAGCTCGCCGACTGA